In a genomic window of Callithrix jacchus isolate 240 chromosome 22, calJac240_pri, whole genome shotgun sequence:
- the ZNF473 gene encoding zinc finger protein 473 isoform X3 produces MAEEFVTLKDVAMDFALEDWEQFGLDQGDLFWDTALENYQNLFLLNPPRPNLTSHADGSEDLEPLARGSPEAMGPDLAETTTNSLMQDFLEEGLSQEIIEMISKDGFWNSNFGETCIEDSWLDSLLGDPEGLLRSDFATNRESPTECESQELKRGFSPVSTLSTGEDNMMHVSEKSITPAESKEHRDEFGSLEHSQQDSVPEGDKPYKCSECGKSFSGSYHLIQHWITHTREKPTVHQECEQGFNQNASFSVYPKSHTGYKSYVCNEYGTTFSESAYLWHQKTRPGEEPSKSQDTDHPPSHATRPVEHQKTHRGSKSYSCSECGKTFTRILHLTQHQKNHTRKRYECAKCQATFKFRKHLVQHQKIHAAKTTSECQECGKVFRRSLLLIEHRAVHTGEKPYKCNECGKSFSHTSTLKIHQRVHSGEKPYKCSECGKAFCRNTHLSEHQRIHTGYRPHKCQECVRSFRRPSHLMQHQAIHAAEKPYSCAECKETFSHNSQLVQHQKMHTVKTPYECQECGERFICSSTLKCHQSVHTREKQGFVLSGKILVQNPAQTEKCFKCNKCEKSFSCSKYLTQHERIHTRVKPFKCDQCGKAFGQSTQLIRHQRIHFRVRRSKWGEQGKAISSGSLIKLQSSLTQEYPFKCDECGRIFSQSARLSKHQLIHTGENPFKCSMCDRVFSQRNYLVQHERTHGRKKPFQCNKCGKTFHQSSCLSKHQRVHSGEKRYVCDYCGKAFGLNAELVRHQRIHTGEKPYVCQECGKAFTQSSCLSIHQRVHTGEKPYVCDECGKTFAQKANLTQHQRMHTGEKPYSCYVCGKAFGLSAHLSQHLRVHTQGTLYQCQHCQKTFQCHSSLNRHQRVHIRQQYCL; encoded by the exons GAATTTGTGACCCTCAAGGACGTCGCCATGGACTTTGCCTTGGAAGATTGGGAGCAGTTCGGGCTAGACCAGGGGGACCTGTTCTGGGACACAGCATTGGAGAACTACCAGAACCTCTTCCTGCTGA ATCCCCCAAGACCCAACCTGACCTCCCACGCAGATGGCAGTGAAGATCTGGAGCCTCTGGCACGAGGAAGCCCAGAAGCAATGGGCCCTG ATTTGGCTGAGACCACCACGAACTCTCTGATGCAGGATTTCTTGGAAGAAGGACTCTCCCAGGAGATTATAGAGATGATTTCCAAGGATGGCTTCTGGAACTCCAATTTTGGAGAAACCTGTATAGAGGACAGCTGGTTAGATAGTTTGCTAGGAGATCCAGAAGGTCTTCTGAGGTCTGATTTTGCTACCAACAGGGAAAGTCCCACAGAATGTGAGAGTCAGGAATTAAAGAGAGGCTTCAGTCCTGTGTCCACCCTTTCCACGGGAGAAGATAACATGATGCATGTTTCTGAGAAGAGCATCACACCAGCTGAATCTAAGGAACACAGGGATGAGTTTGGCTCCTTGGAACACAGCCAGCAGGATTCTGTTCCGGAAGGGGATAAACCATATAAATGTAGTGAATGTGGAAAAAGCTTCAGTGGGAGTTACCATCTTATCCAGCACTGGATTACTCATACTAGGGAGAAACCCACTGTGCATCAAGAGTGTGAGCAAGGTTTCAATCAGAATGCTTCCTTTTCTGTGTATCCAAAAAGCCACACAGGCTACAAATCCTATGTGTGTAATGAATATGGGACAACTTTTAGTGAGAGTGCATACCTGTGGCATCAGAAAACTCGCCCTGGAGAAGAACCATCTAAGAGTCAAGACACTGACCACCCACCCAGTCATGCCACACGGCCTGTTGAGCATCAGAAAACTCACAGAGGAAGTAAGTCCTACAGCTGTAGCGAATGTGGCAAGACTTTCACCCGGATCCTTCATCTTACTCAGCACCAGAAGAACCACACTCGGAAACGCTATGAATGTGCCAAATGTCAGGCGACCTTCAAGTTTAGAAAACACCTCGTCCAACATCAGAAAATTCACGCTGCAAAAACTACCTCTGAGTGTCAGGAGTGTGGGAAGGTTTTTAGGCGGAGTTTGCTGCTCATTGAACACCGGGCtgttcacactggagagaagccttataagtgtaatgaatgtgggaaatCCTTCAGCCATACCTCAACGCTAAAGATCCATCAGAGAGTTCACagtggagagaaaccttacaaatgcagtgaatgtgggaaagctttcTGCCGGAACACTCACCTTAGTGAACATCAGCGAATTCATACAGGCTACAGACCCCACAAATGTCAGGAATGTGTCAGGAGTTTCAGGCGGCCCTCACATCTAATGCAACATCAGGCCATTCATGCTGCAGAAAAGCCCTATAGCTGCGCTGAATGCAAGGAGACTTTCAGCCATAACAGTCAACTTGTGCAGCACCAGAAAATGCACACTGTCAAAACCCCATATGAATGTCAGGAGTGCGGAGAACGCTTCATTTGCAGCTCAACCCTGAAGTGCCACCAGAGTGTTCACACCAGAGAAAAACAAGGGTTTGTTTTGAGTGGGAAGATCTTGGTTCAGAACCCAGCACAGACAGAGAAGTGCTTTAAGTGTAACAAATGTGAGAAATCCTTTAGCTGCAGCAAATACCTAACTCAGCATGAGAGGATTCACACCAGGGTGAAGCCCTTTAAGTGTGACCAGTGTGGGAAAGCCTTTGGCCAAAGTACTCAGCTCATTCGCCATCAAAGAATCCACTTTAGGGTGAGGCGGTCTAAATGGGGTGAACAAGGGAAAGCCATCAGCAGTGGCTCCCTTATCAAACTTCAGTCCTCTCTCACCCAGGAGTACCCTTTTAAATGTGATGAATGCGGAAGGATCTTCAGCCAAAGTGCACGCCTCTCAAAACATCAGttaattcacactggagagaaccCCTTTAAATGTAGCATGTGTGACAGAGTCTTCAGCCAGAGAAACTACCTTGTTCAGCATGAGAGAACTCATGGCAGAAAGAAGCCCTTCCAGTGTAATAAATGCGGGAAAACGTTCCATCAGAGCTCATGCCTTTCTAAGCATCAGAGAGTTCACTCAGGTGAGAAGCGCTATGTATGTGACTACTGTGGGAAGGCCTTTGGCCTGAATGCTGAGCTTGTCCGCCAccagagaattcacactggagaaaagccTTATGTGTGTcaggaatgtgggaaagccttcaccCAGAGCTCATGCCTTTCTATTCACCAGAGAGTTCACACCGGGGAGAAGCCCTATGTATGTGATGAATGTGGGAAAACTTTTGCCCAGAAAGCAAATCTAACACAGCACCAGAGAATGCACACTGGGGAGAAGCCTTACTCCTGTTACGTGTGTGGCAAAGCTTTTGGGCTCAGTGCTCATCTCAGCCAGCACCTGAGAGTTCACACCCAGGGGACACTTTATCAGTGTCAACATTGCCAGAAAACCTTTCAGTGCCACTCGAGTCTCAACCGCCATCAGCGTGTACATATCAGGCAGCAATACTGCCTGTAG
- the ZNF473 gene encoding zinc finger protein 473 isoform X1 — protein MAEEFVTLKDVAMDFALEDWEQFGLDQGDLFWDTALENYQNLFLLNPPRPNLTSHADGSEDLEPLARGSPEAMGPGPFFLPSPGAQQMATSGSNLSPGLNIAKSICRPISQAGVPPGGSDLAETTTNSLMQDFLEEGLSQEIIEMISKDGFWNSNFGETCIEDSWLDSLLGDPEGLLRSDFATNRESPTECESQELKRGFSPVSTLSTGEDNMMHVSEKSITPAESKEHRDEFGSLEHSQQDSVPEGDKPYKCSECGKSFSGSYHLIQHWITHTREKPTVHQECEQGFNQNASFSVYPKSHTGYKSYVCNEYGTTFSESAYLWHQKTRPGEEPSKSQDTDHPPSHATRPVEHQKTHRGSKSYSCSECGKTFTRILHLTQHQKNHTRKRYECAKCQATFKFRKHLVQHQKIHAAKTTSECQECGKVFRRSLLLIEHRAVHTGEKPYKCNECGKSFSHTSTLKIHQRVHSGEKPYKCSECGKAFCRNTHLSEHQRIHTGYRPHKCQECVRSFRRPSHLMQHQAIHAAEKPYSCAECKETFSHNSQLVQHQKMHTVKTPYECQECGERFICSSTLKCHQSVHTREKQGFVLSGKILVQNPAQTEKCFKCNKCEKSFSCSKYLTQHERIHTRVKPFKCDQCGKAFGQSTQLIRHQRIHFRVRRSKWGEQGKAISSGSLIKLQSSLTQEYPFKCDECGRIFSQSARLSKHQLIHTGENPFKCSMCDRVFSQRNYLVQHERTHGRKKPFQCNKCGKTFHQSSCLSKHQRVHSGEKRYVCDYCGKAFGLNAELVRHQRIHTGEKPYVCQECGKAFTQSSCLSIHQRVHTGEKPYVCDECGKTFAQKANLTQHQRMHTGEKPYSCYVCGKAFGLSAHLSQHLRVHTQGTLYQCQHCQKTFQCHSSLNRHQRVHIRQQYCL, from the exons GAATTTGTGACCCTCAAGGACGTCGCCATGGACTTTGCCTTGGAAGATTGGGAGCAGTTCGGGCTAGACCAGGGGGACCTGTTCTGGGACACAGCATTGGAGAACTACCAGAACCTCTTCCTGCTGA ATCCCCCAAGACCCAACCTGACCTCCCACGCAGATGGCAGTGAAGATCTGGAGCCTCTGGCACGAGGAAGCCCAGAAGCAATGGGCCCTG GCCCATTTTTCCTTCCTAGCCCTGGGGCACAGCAGATGGCCACATCAGGGAGTAACTTAAGCCCAGGCCTGAATATTGCCAAGAGCATCTGCCGTCCCATCTCTCAAGCTGGGGTTCCTCCAGGTGGATCAG ATTTGGCTGAGACCACCACGAACTCTCTGATGCAGGATTTCTTGGAAGAAGGACTCTCCCAGGAGATTATAGAGATGATTTCCAAGGATGGCTTCTGGAACTCCAATTTTGGAGAAACCTGTATAGAGGACAGCTGGTTAGATAGTTTGCTAGGAGATCCAGAAGGTCTTCTGAGGTCTGATTTTGCTACCAACAGGGAAAGTCCCACAGAATGTGAGAGTCAGGAATTAAAGAGAGGCTTCAGTCCTGTGTCCACCCTTTCCACGGGAGAAGATAACATGATGCATGTTTCTGAGAAGAGCATCACACCAGCTGAATCTAAGGAACACAGGGATGAGTTTGGCTCCTTGGAACACAGCCAGCAGGATTCTGTTCCGGAAGGGGATAAACCATATAAATGTAGTGAATGTGGAAAAAGCTTCAGTGGGAGTTACCATCTTATCCAGCACTGGATTACTCATACTAGGGAGAAACCCACTGTGCATCAAGAGTGTGAGCAAGGTTTCAATCAGAATGCTTCCTTTTCTGTGTATCCAAAAAGCCACACAGGCTACAAATCCTATGTGTGTAATGAATATGGGACAACTTTTAGTGAGAGTGCATACCTGTGGCATCAGAAAACTCGCCCTGGAGAAGAACCATCTAAGAGTCAAGACACTGACCACCCACCCAGTCATGCCACACGGCCTGTTGAGCATCAGAAAACTCACAGAGGAAGTAAGTCCTACAGCTGTAGCGAATGTGGCAAGACTTTCACCCGGATCCTTCATCTTACTCAGCACCAGAAGAACCACACTCGGAAACGCTATGAATGTGCCAAATGTCAGGCGACCTTCAAGTTTAGAAAACACCTCGTCCAACATCAGAAAATTCACGCTGCAAAAACTACCTCTGAGTGTCAGGAGTGTGGGAAGGTTTTTAGGCGGAGTTTGCTGCTCATTGAACACCGGGCtgttcacactggagagaagccttataagtgtaatgaatgtgggaaatCCTTCAGCCATACCTCAACGCTAAAGATCCATCAGAGAGTTCACagtggagagaaaccttacaaatgcagtgaatgtgggaaagctttcTGCCGGAACACTCACCTTAGTGAACATCAGCGAATTCATACAGGCTACAGACCCCACAAATGTCAGGAATGTGTCAGGAGTTTCAGGCGGCCCTCACATCTAATGCAACATCAGGCCATTCATGCTGCAGAAAAGCCCTATAGCTGCGCTGAATGCAAGGAGACTTTCAGCCATAACAGTCAACTTGTGCAGCACCAGAAAATGCACACTGTCAAAACCCCATATGAATGTCAGGAGTGCGGAGAACGCTTCATTTGCAGCTCAACCCTGAAGTGCCACCAGAGTGTTCACACCAGAGAAAAACAAGGGTTTGTTTTGAGTGGGAAGATCTTGGTTCAGAACCCAGCACAGACAGAGAAGTGCTTTAAGTGTAACAAATGTGAGAAATCCTTTAGCTGCAGCAAATACCTAACTCAGCATGAGAGGATTCACACCAGGGTGAAGCCCTTTAAGTGTGACCAGTGTGGGAAAGCCTTTGGCCAAAGTACTCAGCTCATTCGCCATCAAAGAATCCACTTTAGGGTGAGGCGGTCTAAATGGGGTGAACAAGGGAAAGCCATCAGCAGTGGCTCCCTTATCAAACTTCAGTCCTCTCTCACCCAGGAGTACCCTTTTAAATGTGATGAATGCGGAAGGATCTTCAGCCAAAGTGCACGCCTCTCAAAACATCAGttaattcacactggagagaaccCCTTTAAATGTAGCATGTGTGACAGAGTCTTCAGCCAGAGAAACTACCTTGTTCAGCATGAGAGAACTCATGGCAGAAAGAAGCCCTTCCAGTGTAATAAATGCGGGAAAACGTTCCATCAGAGCTCATGCCTTTCTAAGCATCAGAGAGTTCACTCAGGTGAGAAGCGCTATGTATGTGACTACTGTGGGAAGGCCTTTGGCCTGAATGCTGAGCTTGTCCGCCAccagagaattcacactggagaaaagccTTATGTGTGTcaggaatgtgggaaagccttcaccCAGAGCTCATGCCTTTCTATTCACCAGAGAGTTCACACCGGGGAGAAGCCCTATGTATGTGATGAATGTGGGAAAACTTTTGCCCAGAAAGCAAATCTAACACAGCACCAGAGAATGCACACTGGGGAGAAGCCTTACTCCTGTTACGTGTGTGGCAAAGCTTTTGGGCTCAGTGCTCATCTCAGCCAGCACCTGAGAGTTCACACCCAGGGGACACTTTATCAGTGTCAACATTGCCAGAAAACCTTTCAGTGCCACTCGAGTCTCAACCGCCATCAGCGTGTACATATCAGGCAGCAATACTGCCTGTAG
- the ZNF473 gene encoding zinc finger protein 473 isoform X2, with the protein MDFALEDWEQFGLDQGDLFWDTALENYQNLFLLNPPRPNLTSHADGSEDLEPLARGSPEAMGPGPFFLPSPGAQQMATSGSNLSPGLNIAKSICRPISQAGVPPGGSDLAETTTNSLMQDFLEEGLSQEIIEMISKDGFWNSNFGETCIEDSWLDSLLGDPEGLLRSDFATNRESPTECESQELKRGFSPVSTLSTGEDNMMHVSEKSITPAESKEHRDEFGSLEHSQQDSVPEGDKPYKCSECGKSFSGSYHLIQHWITHTREKPTVHQECEQGFNQNASFSVYPKSHTGYKSYVCNEYGTTFSESAYLWHQKTRPGEEPSKSQDTDHPPSHATRPVEHQKTHRGSKSYSCSECGKTFTRILHLTQHQKNHTRKRYECAKCQATFKFRKHLVQHQKIHAAKTTSECQECGKVFRRSLLLIEHRAVHTGEKPYKCNECGKSFSHTSTLKIHQRVHSGEKPYKCSECGKAFCRNTHLSEHQRIHTGYRPHKCQECVRSFRRPSHLMQHQAIHAAEKPYSCAECKETFSHNSQLVQHQKMHTVKTPYECQECGERFICSSTLKCHQSVHTREKQGFVLSGKILVQNPAQTEKCFKCNKCEKSFSCSKYLTQHERIHTRVKPFKCDQCGKAFGQSTQLIRHQRIHFRVRRSKWGEQGKAISSGSLIKLQSSLTQEYPFKCDECGRIFSQSARLSKHQLIHTGENPFKCSMCDRVFSQRNYLVQHERTHGRKKPFQCNKCGKTFHQSSCLSKHQRVHSGEKRYVCDYCGKAFGLNAELVRHQRIHTGEKPYVCQECGKAFTQSSCLSIHQRVHTGEKPYVCDECGKTFAQKANLTQHQRMHTGEKPYSCYVCGKAFGLSAHLSQHLRVHTQGTLYQCQHCQKTFQCHSSLNRHQRVHIRQQYCL; encoded by the exons ATGGACTTTGCCTTGGAAGATTGGGAGCAGTTCGGGCTAGACCAGGGGGACCTGTTCTGGGACACAGCATTGGAGAACTACCAGAACCTCTTCCTGCTGA ATCCCCCAAGACCCAACCTGACCTCCCACGCAGATGGCAGTGAAGATCTGGAGCCTCTGGCACGAGGAAGCCCAGAAGCAATGGGCCCTG GCCCATTTTTCCTTCCTAGCCCTGGGGCACAGCAGATGGCCACATCAGGGAGTAACTTAAGCCCAGGCCTGAATATTGCCAAGAGCATCTGCCGTCCCATCTCTCAAGCTGGGGTTCCTCCAGGTGGATCAG ATTTGGCTGAGACCACCACGAACTCTCTGATGCAGGATTTCTTGGAAGAAGGACTCTCCCAGGAGATTATAGAGATGATTTCCAAGGATGGCTTCTGGAACTCCAATTTTGGAGAAACCTGTATAGAGGACAGCTGGTTAGATAGTTTGCTAGGAGATCCAGAAGGTCTTCTGAGGTCTGATTTTGCTACCAACAGGGAAAGTCCCACAGAATGTGAGAGTCAGGAATTAAAGAGAGGCTTCAGTCCTGTGTCCACCCTTTCCACGGGAGAAGATAACATGATGCATGTTTCTGAGAAGAGCATCACACCAGCTGAATCTAAGGAACACAGGGATGAGTTTGGCTCCTTGGAACACAGCCAGCAGGATTCTGTTCCGGAAGGGGATAAACCATATAAATGTAGTGAATGTGGAAAAAGCTTCAGTGGGAGTTACCATCTTATCCAGCACTGGATTACTCATACTAGGGAGAAACCCACTGTGCATCAAGAGTGTGAGCAAGGTTTCAATCAGAATGCTTCCTTTTCTGTGTATCCAAAAAGCCACACAGGCTACAAATCCTATGTGTGTAATGAATATGGGACAACTTTTAGTGAGAGTGCATACCTGTGGCATCAGAAAACTCGCCCTGGAGAAGAACCATCTAAGAGTCAAGACACTGACCACCCACCCAGTCATGCCACACGGCCTGTTGAGCATCAGAAAACTCACAGAGGAAGTAAGTCCTACAGCTGTAGCGAATGTGGCAAGACTTTCACCCGGATCCTTCATCTTACTCAGCACCAGAAGAACCACACTCGGAAACGCTATGAATGTGCCAAATGTCAGGCGACCTTCAAGTTTAGAAAACACCTCGTCCAACATCAGAAAATTCACGCTGCAAAAACTACCTCTGAGTGTCAGGAGTGTGGGAAGGTTTTTAGGCGGAGTTTGCTGCTCATTGAACACCGGGCtgttcacactggagagaagccttataagtgtaatgaatgtgggaaatCCTTCAGCCATACCTCAACGCTAAAGATCCATCAGAGAGTTCACagtggagagaaaccttacaaatgcagtgaatgtgggaaagctttcTGCCGGAACACTCACCTTAGTGAACATCAGCGAATTCATACAGGCTACAGACCCCACAAATGTCAGGAATGTGTCAGGAGTTTCAGGCGGCCCTCACATCTAATGCAACATCAGGCCATTCATGCTGCAGAAAAGCCCTATAGCTGCGCTGAATGCAAGGAGACTTTCAGCCATAACAGTCAACTTGTGCAGCACCAGAAAATGCACACTGTCAAAACCCCATATGAATGTCAGGAGTGCGGAGAACGCTTCATTTGCAGCTCAACCCTGAAGTGCCACCAGAGTGTTCACACCAGAGAAAAACAAGGGTTTGTTTTGAGTGGGAAGATCTTGGTTCAGAACCCAGCACAGACAGAGAAGTGCTTTAAGTGTAACAAATGTGAGAAATCCTTTAGCTGCAGCAAATACCTAACTCAGCATGAGAGGATTCACACCAGGGTGAAGCCCTTTAAGTGTGACCAGTGTGGGAAAGCCTTTGGCCAAAGTACTCAGCTCATTCGCCATCAAAGAATCCACTTTAGGGTGAGGCGGTCTAAATGGGGTGAACAAGGGAAAGCCATCAGCAGTGGCTCCCTTATCAAACTTCAGTCCTCTCTCACCCAGGAGTACCCTTTTAAATGTGATGAATGCGGAAGGATCTTCAGCCAAAGTGCACGCCTCTCAAAACATCAGttaattcacactggagagaaccCCTTTAAATGTAGCATGTGTGACAGAGTCTTCAGCCAGAGAAACTACCTTGTTCAGCATGAGAGAACTCATGGCAGAAAGAAGCCCTTCCAGTGTAATAAATGCGGGAAAACGTTCCATCAGAGCTCATGCCTTTCTAAGCATCAGAGAGTTCACTCAGGTGAGAAGCGCTATGTATGTGACTACTGTGGGAAGGCCTTTGGCCTGAATGCTGAGCTTGTCCGCCAccagagaattcacactggagaaaagccTTATGTGTGTcaggaatgtgggaaagccttcaccCAGAGCTCATGCCTTTCTATTCACCAGAGAGTTCACACCGGGGAGAAGCCCTATGTATGTGATGAATGTGGGAAAACTTTTGCCCAGAAAGCAAATCTAACACAGCACCAGAGAATGCACACTGGGGAGAAGCCTTACTCCTGTTACGTGTGTGGCAAAGCTTTTGGGCTCAGTGCTCATCTCAGCCAGCACCTGAGAGTTCACACCCAGGGGACACTTTATCAGTGTCAACATTGCCAGAAAACCTTTCAGTGCCACTCGAGTCTCAACCGCCATCAGCGTGTACATATCAGGCAGCAATACTGCCTGTAG
- the ZNF473 gene encoding zinc finger protein 473 isoform X4 — translation MDFALEDWEQFGLDQGDLFWDTALENYQNLFLLNPPRPNLTSHADGSEDLEPLARGSPEAMGPDLAETTTNSLMQDFLEEGLSQEIIEMISKDGFWNSNFGETCIEDSWLDSLLGDPEGLLRSDFATNRESPTECESQELKRGFSPVSTLSTGEDNMMHVSEKSITPAESKEHRDEFGSLEHSQQDSVPEGDKPYKCSECGKSFSGSYHLIQHWITHTREKPTVHQECEQGFNQNASFSVYPKSHTGYKSYVCNEYGTTFSESAYLWHQKTRPGEEPSKSQDTDHPPSHATRPVEHQKTHRGSKSYSCSECGKTFTRILHLTQHQKNHTRKRYECAKCQATFKFRKHLVQHQKIHAAKTTSECQECGKVFRRSLLLIEHRAVHTGEKPYKCNECGKSFSHTSTLKIHQRVHSGEKPYKCSECGKAFCRNTHLSEHQRIHTGYRPHKCQECVRSFRRPSHLMQHQAIHAAEKPYSCAECKETFSHNSQLVQHQKMHTVKTPYECQECGERFICSSTLKCHQSVHTREKQGFVLSGKILVQNPAQTEKCFKCNKCEKSFSCSKYLTQHERIHTRVKPFKCDQCGKAFGQSTQLIRHQRIHFRVRRSKWGEQGKAISSGSLIKLQSSLTQEYPFKCDECGRIFSQSARLSKHQLIHTGENPFKCSMCDRVFSQRNYLVQHERTHGRKKPFQCNKCGKTFHQSSCLSKHQRVHSGEKRYVCDYCGKAFGLNAELVRHQRIHTGEKPYVCQECGKAFTQSSCLSIHQRVHTGEKPYVCDECGKTFAQKANLTQHQRMHTGEKPYSCYVCGKAFGLSAHLSQHLRVHTQGTLYQCQHCQKTFQCHSSLNRHQRVHIRQQYCL, via the exons ATGGACTTTGCCTTGGAAGATTGGGAGCAGTTCGGGCTAGACCAGGGGGACCTGTTCTGGGACACAGCATTGGAGAACTACCAGAACCTCTTCCTGCTGA ATCCCCCAAGACCCAACCTGACCTCCCACGCAGATGGCAGTGAAGATCTGGAGCCTCTGGCACGAGGAAGCCCAGAAGCAATGGGCCCTG ATTTGGCTGAGACCACCACGAACTCTCTGATGCAGGATTTCTTGGAAGAAGGACTCTCCCAGGAGATTATAGAGATGATTTCCAAGGATGGCTTCTGGAACTCCAATTTTGGAGAAACCTGTATAGAGGACAGCTGGTTAGATAGTTTGCTAGGAGATCCAGAAGGTCTTCTGAGGTCTGATTTTGCTACCAACAGGGAAAGTCCCACAGAATGTGAGAGTCAGGAATTAAAGAGAGGCTTCAGTCCTGTGTCCACCCTTTCCACGGGAGAAGATAACATGATGCATGTTTCTGAGAAGAGCATCACACCAGCTGAATCTAAGGAACACAGGGATGAGTTTGGCTCCTTGGAACACAGCCAGCAGGATTCTGTTCCGGAAGGGGATAAACCATATAAATGTAGTGAATGTGGAAAAAGCTTCAGTGGGAGTTACCATCTTATCCAGCACTGGATTACTCATACTAGGGAGAAACCCACTGTGCATCAAGAGTGTGAGCAAGGTTTCAATCAGAATGCTTCCTTTTCTGTGTATCCAAAAAGCCACACAGGCTACAAATCCTATGTGTGTAATGAATATGGGACAACTTTTAGTGAGAGTGCATACCTGTGGCATCAGAAAACTCGCCCTGGAGAAGAACCATCTAAGAGTCAAGACACTGACCACCCACCCAGTCATGCCACACGGCCTGTTGAGCATCAGAAAACTCACAGAGGAAGTAAGTCCTACAGCTGTAGCGAATGTGGCAAGACTTTCACCCGGATCCTTCATCTTACTCAGCACCAGAAGAACCACACTCGGAAACGCTATGAATGTGCCAAATGTCAGGCGACCTTCAAGTTTAGAAAACACCTCGTCCAACATCAGAAAATTCACGCTGCAAAAACTACCTCTGAGTGTCAGGAGTGTGGGAAGGTTTTTAGGCGGAGTTTGCTGCTCATTGAACACCGGGCtgttcacactggagagaagccttataagtgtaatgaatgtgggaaatCCTTCAGCCATACCTCAACGCTAAAGATCCATCAGAGAGTTCACagtggagagaaaccttacaaatgcagtgaatgtgggaaagctttcTGCCGGAACACTCACCTTAGTGAACATCAGCGAATTCATACAGGCTACAGACCCCACAAATGTCAGGAATGTGTCAGGAGTTTCAGGCGGCCCTCACATCTAATGCAACATCAGGCCATTCATGCTGCAGAAAAGCCCTATAGCTGCGCTGAATGCAAGGAGACTTTCAGCCATAACAGTCAACTTGTGCAGCACCAGAAAATGCACACTGTCAAAACCCCATATGAATGTCAGGAGTGCGGAGAACGCTTCATTTGCAGCTCAACCCTGAAGTGCCACCAGAGTGTTCACACCAGAGAAAAACAAGGGTTTGTTTTGAGTGGGAAGATCTTGGTTCAGAACCCAGCACAGACAGAGAAGTGCTTTAAGTGTAACAAATGTGAGAAATCCTTTAGCTGCAGCAAATACCTAACTCAGCATGAGAGGATTCACACCAGGGTGAAGCCCTTTAAGTGTGACCAGTGTGGGAAAGCCTTTGGCCAAAGTACTCAGCTCATTCGCCATCAAAGAATCCACTTTAGGGTGAGGCGGTCTAAATGGGGTGAACAAGGGAAAGCCATCAGCAGTGGCTCCCTTATCAAACTTCAGTCCTCTCTCACCCAGGAGTACCCTTTTAAATGTGATGAATGCGGAAGGATCTTCAGCCAAAGTGCACGCCTCTCAAAACATCAGttaattcacactggagagaaccCCTTTAAATGTAGCATGTGTGACAGAGTCTTCAGCCAGAGAAACTACCTTGTTCAGCATGAGAGAACTCATGGCAGAAAGAAGCCCTTCCAGTGTAATAAATGCGGGAAAACGTTCCATCAGAGCTCATGCCTTTCTAAGCATCAGAGAGTTCACTCAGGTGAGAAGCGCTATGTATGTGACTACTGTGGGAAGGCCTTTGGCCTGAATGCTGAGCTTGTCCGCCAccagagaattcacactggagaaaagccTTATGTGTGTcaggaatgtgggaaagccttcaccCAGAGCTCATGCCTTTCTATTCACCAGAGAGTTCACACCGGGGAGAAGCCCTATGTATGTGATGAATGTGGGAAAACTTTTGCCCAGAAAGCAAATCTAACACAGCACCAGAGAATGCACACTGGGGAGAAGCCTTACTCCTGTTACGTGTGTGGCAAAGCTTTTGGGCTCAGTGCTCATCTCAGCCAGCACCTGAGAGTTCACACCCAGGGGACACTTTATCAGTGTCAACATTGCCAGAAAACCTTTCAGTGCCACTCGAGTCTCAACCGCCATCAGCGTGTACATATCAGGCAGCAATACTGCCTGTAG